Proteins encoded together in one Bacteroides ovatus window:
- a CDS encoding DUF4249 domain-containing protein codes for MRTRIYYPFILLIALLTTVSCENELPFSVKDNPPKLVMNALINADSLTNVLYLNFTGRGYATHAEKATVEVRVNGQLSESLRPLPPQAEGDMQCRFNISGKFSPGDVVRIDALTDDGQYHAWAEVTVPQRPHEITDIDTVTVPLTQYYYTQNYLRYKINIKDRPNENNFYRLIMDKQMTVKDYNNEIGEYVTQTTHRYHFISREDVVLTDGQPTNSDDEDNGMFDTVKNIYGVFDDSRFKNTSYTMTVYNQTNVEGLSKYGTNVKMDIIVRLLSITETEYYYLKALNLADSDAYDETINEPIKYPGNVHGGVGIVGISTETSKIIHIEKPWI; via the coding sequence ATGAGAACTCGTATATATTATCCATTTATCCTGTTAATAGCATTACTGACAACAGTATCTTGCGAAAACGAACTCCCGTTTAGTGTAAAGGACAATCCCCCCAAACTAGTGATGAACGCACTAATCAATGCAGATAGTCTGACCAATGTTCTTTACCTCAATTTCACGGGAAGAGGATACGCCACTCATGCAGAAAAAGCCACCGTGGAAGTACGTGTTAACGGACAGTTGTCAGAAAGTTTACGTCCGCTCCCACCCCAGGCGGAAGGAGATATGCAATGCCGCTTCAACATTTCCGGCAAGTTCTCTCCCGGAGATGTAGTACGTATCGACGCTCTCACTGACGACGGACAGTATCACGCATGGGCTGAAGTTACCGTTCCACAGCGTCCCCACGAAATAACTGATATCGATACGGTCACTGTTCCACTGACACAGTATTATTATACACAGAATTATCTCCGATATAAAATCAACATCAAAGATCGCCCCAACGAAAATAATTTCTATCGACTTATCATGGATAAGCAAATGACAGTGAAAGACTATAATAATGAAATAGGCGAATATGTCACTCAAACCACACACCGTTATCATTTTATATCTCGCGAAGATGTTGTGTTGACGGACGGACAGCCTACCAACAGCGATGACGAAGATAATGGCATGTTCGACACTGTAAAGAATATATATGGGGTGTTTGACGACTCACGATTCAAAAATACATCTTATACCATGACAGTTTACAACCAGACAAATGTTGAGGGGCTTTCCAAATATGGAACGAATGTAAAGATGGATATTATTGTGCGTCTGTTAAGCATTACAGAAACCGAATATTACTATCTGAAAGCACTCAACCTGGCAGATTCCGACGCTTATGATGAGACAATAAACGAACCAATCAAATATCCCGGCAATGTGCACGGAGGGGTCGGGATTGTCGGGATCAGTACGGAGACAAGCAAAATCATTCATATAGAAAAGCCATGGATATGA
- a CDS encoding LysO family transporter, with translation MFIIIGIMLTGMLLGYLLRSKRLSWIHRIITLLIWILLFLLGIDVGGNESIIKGLHTLGLEAIIITVAAVAGSTLCAWGLWYLLYKWNGGKETKA, from the coding sequence ATGTTTATCATTATTGGAATTATGCTGACAGGCATGCTTCTTGGCTACTTGTTGCGCAGTAAAAGACTATCATGGATACACAGGATAATTACTCTTCTTATATGGATTCTCCTCTTTCTTCTCGGAATAGATGTAGGAGGTAACGAATCTATTATCAAAGGTTTGCATACTCTCGGACTGGAAGCTATTATCATCACGGTAGCTGCCGTTGCAGGAAGTACGTTATGCGCCTGGGGATTATGGTACCTATTATATAAATGGAATGGAGGAAAGGAGACAAAAGCATGA
- a CDS encoding lysine exporter LysO family protein: MKGSLIIISFFIIGTLCGVYHLIPYDFTDSKLSYYALCGLMFCVGISIGNDPNTLKSFRSLNPRLVFLPIMTIIGTLAGCAVAGAFMSQRGPLDCMAVGAGFGYYSLSSIFITEYKGPELGTIALLSNIMREIIALLCAPLLVKYFGKLAPISVGGATTMDTTLPIITRYSGKEFVIISIFHGFVVDFSVPFLVTFLCSISF, encoded by the coding sequence ATGAAAGGTAGTTTGATTATCATCTCTTTCTTCATTATCGGTACTCTTTGTGGAGTTTATCATCTTATTCCATACGACTTCACCGACAGCAAGCTCAGTTACTATGCCCTCTGCGGACTCATGTTCTGCGTAGGCATCAGTATCGGCAACGATCCGAATACTTTGAAGAGTTTTCGCTCCCTGAATCCGCGGCTTGTATTCCTTCCCATCATGACGATCATTGGCACATTAGCAGGTTGCGCCGTAGCAGGAGCCTTTATGAGCCAACGAGGTCCTTTAGACTGTATGGCAGTCGGAGCCGGATTTGGCTATTATTCACTTTCCAGCATTTTCATTACCGAATACAAAGGTCCCGAATTGGGAACTATTGCGTTACTTTCCAATATCATGCGTGAAATCATCGCTTTGCTGTGTGCGCCATTATTAGTGAAGTATTTCGGAAAGCTAGCCCCTATTTCTGTTGGTGGAGCCACTACAATGGATACCACTCTTCCTATTATTACCCGATATTCGGGAAAAGAATTTGTAATCATTTCCATTTTCCATGGTTTTGTTGTTGATTTCAGTGTTCCTTTCCTAGTCACGTTCCTTTGCTCAATATCATTTTAA
- a CDS encoding DUF2027 domain-containing protein — protein sequence MKIGDKVRFLSEVGGGIVTGFQGKDFVLVEDADGFDIPMPIRECVVIETDDYNMRRKPTSSAPKQEGPAKPVKPEMPVIQRQPEVKGGDTLNVFLAYVPEDAKAMMTTPFETYLVNDSNYYLYYTYLSAEGKAWKNRSHGLVEPNTKLLLEEFTKDVLNDMERVAVQLIAFKDGKPAAIKPAVSVEIRIDTVKFYKLHTFSDSDFFEEPALIYDIVKDDMPTKQVYVSAEELQEALLQKKSVDKPRSQPIVKPNHAHGGKSEIVEIDLHIDSLLDDTQGMGNAEILNYQLDKFREVMEVYKNKREQKIVFIHGKGDGVLRKAIVDELKRKYSNCRYQDASFQEYGFGATMVTIK from the coding sequence ATGAAAATAGGAGATAAAGTACGCTTTCTTAGTGAGGTAGGCGGTGGAATCGTAACTGGATTCCAGGGAAAGGATTTTGTGTTGGTAGAAGATGCAGATGGGTTTGATATTCCAATGCCGATACGCGAGTGTGTCGTGATTGAAACAGATGACTATAATATGAGGCGTAAACCGACTTCTTCTGCTCCGAAACAAGAGGGACCTGCTAAACCGGTAAAACCGGAGATGCCCGTCATTCAACGCCAGCCGGAAGTGAAGGGGGGAGATACGCTGAATGTATTTCTGGCTTATGTGCCTGAAGATGCAAAGGCTATGATGACTACTCCTTTCGAGACTTATTTGGTAAATGATAGCAATTATTATTTGTATTACACTTATTTGAGTGCAGAAGGAAAAGCCTGGAAGAACCGTTCGCACGGGTTGGTGGAACCTAATACGAAATTGCTGTTAGAGGAGTTTACAAAAGATGTACTGAATGATATGGAGCGGGTGGCCGTTCAGTTGATTGCTTTCAAAGATGGTAAGCCTGCGGCTATCAAACCGGCTGTCAGTGTGGAAATACGGATTGATACCGTGAAGTTCTATAAACTTCATACCTTTAGCGATTCTGATTTCTTCGAAGAACCGGCGTTGATTTATGACATTGTGAAAGATGATATGCCTACCAAGCAAGTATATGTTTCGGCAGAAGAACTTCAAGAGGCTTTGCTGCAGAAGAAATCTGTAGATAAGCCCAGATCACAACCTATTGTGAAACCGAATCATGCTCATGGTGGAAAGAGTGAGATTGTTGAAATAGATCTTCATATCGACTCTCTACTGGATGATACTCAAGGAATGGGTAATGCTGAAATACTGAACTATCAATTGGATAAGTTTCGCGAAGTGATGGAAGTCTATAAGAACAAACGTGAGCAGAAGATTGTCTTTATTCACGGCAAAGGAGATGGTGTGCTTCGGAAAGCTATCGTTGATGAATTGAAACGGAAATATAGTAATTGCCGTTATCAGGATGCTTCTTTCCAGGAATATGGATTTGGAGCTACGATGGTGACTATTAAATAA
- a CDS encoding HAD family hydrolase — protein MKELIKVIAFDADDTLWSNEPFFQEIEKQYTDLLKPYGTSEDISAALFQTEMNNLKYLGYGAKAFTISMVETALHVSGQKISGTDIQHIIELGKSLLKMPIELLPGVKETLKVLKEKGKYKLVVATKGDLLDQENKLGRSGLASYFDHIEVMSDKTEKEYQRMLNILQIAPSEFVMIGNSLKSDIQPVLSLGGYGIHIPFEVMWKHEVVDTFTHDHLKQVKRFDELLLWF, from the coding sequence ATGAAAGAACTTATTAAAGTCATTGCTTTTGATGCAGACGATACCTTGTGGAGCAATGAACCTTTTTTCCAGGAAATAGAGAAACAATATACAGACCTATTAAAGCCTTATGGCACTTCTGAAGATATTTCAGCCGCTTTATTTCAAACAGAAATGAATAATCTGAAATATCTCGGATATGGAGCCAAAGCTTTCACCATTTCTATGGTAGAGACAGCTTTGCATGTGAGTGGACAAAAGATTTCAGGAACAGACATCCAACATATTATTGAATTAGGCAAATCATTACTGAAAATGCCAATTGAACTATTGCCGGGAGTAAAAGAAACGCTTAAAGTATTGAAAGAGAAAGGAAAATACAAATTAGTAGTTGCCACTAAAGGAGATTTGCTCGATCAGGAGAATAAGCTGGGACGTTCCGGATTAGCCTCTTATTTCGATCACATTGAAGTGATGTCCGATAAAACAGAGAAAGAATATCAACGAATGTTGAATATCTTACAGATTGCTCCTTCCGAATTTGTCATGATTGGCAATTCTCTGAAATCGGACATTCAACCTGTTCTATCGCTGGGAGGATATGGCATACATATTCCTTTTGAAGTGATGTGGAAACATGAAGTAGTAGACACATTCACACATGACCATCTGAAACAGGTGAAAAGATTTGATGAGTTGCTGCTTTGGTTTTAA
- a CDS encoding response regulator transcription factor: MDVLQKEIDEVYATQLIADEILDNGVVEQHQRFIHSLTEINGGCAVISDLSNRKSYIAVHPWAHFLGLTPEEAALSVIDSMDEDCIYRRIHPEDLVEKRLLEYQFFQKTFSMSSEERLKYRGRCRIRMMNEKGVYQYIDNLVQIMENTPSGSVWLIFCLYTLSADQRTEQGICPTITHMERGEVETLFLSEEHRNILSEREKEILRCIRKGLSSKEIAAALYISVNTVNRHRQNILEKLSVGNSIEACRAAELMKLLDL, encoded by the coding sequence ATGGATGTATTACAAAAGGAAATAGATGAAGTTTATGCGACACAACTGATAGCCGATGAAATATTGGACAATGGAGTTGTAGAGCAACATCAACGCTTTATTCATTCATTGACGGAGATTAATGGTGGATGTGCTGTTATTTCAGATCTTTCGAATAGGAAAAGTTACATTGCCGTTCATCCTTGGGCGCATTTTCTAGGCTTAACTCCCGAAGAAGCTGCTTTGAGTGTGATTGATTCTATGGATGAAGATTGTATTTATCGGCGTATTCATCCTGAAGACTTGGTAGAAAAGCGGTTATTGGAGTATCAGTTTTTTCAGAAGACCTTTTCGATGTCTTCCGAAGAACGGTTGAAGTACCGGGGAAGATGCAGAATACGTATGATGAATGAGAAAGGAGTCTATCAGTATATTGATAATTTAGTGCAGATTATGGAAAATACTCCTTCCGGAAGTGTATGGTTGATTTTTTGTCTTTATACCTTGTCTGCAGATCAACGAACGGAGCAGGGGATATGTCCCACTATTACTCATATGGAACGTGGAGAAGTCGAAACCCTCTTTCTTTCGGAAGAACATCGCAATATCCTATCCGAACGCGAAAAGGAAATACTTCGCTGTATACGTAAAGGACTATCTAGTAAAGAAATAGCAGCTGCCCTTTATATTAGTGTGAATACAGTCAATCGACACCGGCAGAATATTTTGGAGAAACTCTCTGTCGGTAATTCGATAGAAGCGTGTCGGGCTGCTGAATTGATGAAACTGTTGGATTTGTAA
- a CDS encoding DUF1349 domain-containing protein produces MIMKHLKIKIMSIAFMAVATSSMAQSLNKMNWLNEPQQWEIKDGKTLVMDVPAKTDFWRISHYGFTVDDGPFYYATYGGEFEAKVKITGNYVTTFDQMGLMLRIDHENWIKAGVEYVDGKQNVSAVVTHRTSDWSVVQLPDAPRSIWIKAVRRLDAVEIFFSRDDKEYIMMRTCWLQDNCPVMVGLMGACPDGKGFTATFEEFKVTPLADQRRLEWAKRQINK; encoded by the coding sequence ATGATCATGAAACATTTAAAAATCAAAATCATGTCAATAGCCTTTATGGCAGTAGCAACTTCTTCTATGGCACAAAGTTTGAATAAGATGAACTGGCTGAACGAGCCTCAACAGTGGGAAATAAAAGATGGCAAAACCTTAGTGATGGATGTTCCTGCAAAAACAGACTTTTGGAGGATTTCTCATTATGGATTCACAGTGGACGACGGACCTTTCTATTATGCGACTTATGGTGGAGAATTTGAAGCCAAAGTAAAGATAACCGGCAACTATGTCACCACCTTTGACCAAATGGGATTAATGCTGCGCATCGACCATGAGAACTGGATAAAAGCAGGTGTGGAATACGTTGATGGCAAACAGAATGTAAGTGCCGTGGTTACGCATCGGACTAGTGACTGGAGTGTAGTACAATTGCCGGATGCTCCCCGCTCTATATGGATAAAAGCAGTCCGTCGCCTGGATGCAGTAGAAATATTTTTCTCACGTGATGATAAAGAATATATTATGATGCGCACTTGTTGGTTACAAGATAATTGTCCTGTCATGGTAGGATTAATGGGAGCTTGTCCGGACGGGAAAGGGTTCACCGCTACATTCGAAGAATTTAAAGTGACTCCATTAGCCGATCAACGAAGACTGGAATGGGCAAAAAGGCAAATAAACAAATAA
- a CDS encoding winged helix DNA-binding domain-containing protein, which translates to MKIPNIRLLNQQLLSPLFFQPKELVSWMGAMQAQNYSMVKWAVGMRLKSATIQTVEKALRDGEILRTHVMRPTWHLVAAEDIRWMLKLSAGRIISANESYAKGHDLEISEELYTKSHNLLEKILCGKKSLTRQEIAEHFNRSGIVADNHRMTRFMARAEQVGIVCSGEDKGSKCTYALLEERVPPMPELTKDESLARLARSYFRSHAPAVLQDFVWWSGLPITDARQAIYLIDSELTAEEWNGQTWYIHEDCRTRGKVTGSLHLLPSYDEYLLGYKDRTDVLPKEHYSKAFTNNGLFYPIVLHEGQVIGNWDKSVKKRGSLIEHSWFRLGDCVDEGALDREKDKYIRFWR; encoded by the coding sequence ATGAAAATACCGAATATACGTTTACTCAACCAACAGTTATTAAGTCCTCTTTTCTTTCAACCCAAGGAACTTGTGTCCTGGATGGGAGCTATGCAGGCACAGAATTATTCCATGGTGAAATGGGCAGTAGGAATGCGTTTGAAGTCAGCAACGATTCAAACTGTGGAAAAAGCGCTCCGTGATGGTGAAATCCTGCGGACTCATGTAATGCGTCCGACATGGCATCTCGTAGCAGCAGAAGATATCCGGTGGATGTTGAAACTTTCCGCCGGGCGTATTATATCTGCTAATGAGTCTTATGCGAAGGGGCATGACTTGGAAATTTCTGAAGAGCTCTATACGAAAAGTCATAATCTGTTGGAGAAAATTCTTTGTGGGAAGAAAAGCCTGACGAGGCAGGAGATTGCCGAGCATTTTAACCGTTCGGGGATTGTAGCGGATAATCATCGTATGACCCGCTTTATGGCTCGTGCGGAGCAGGTGGGGATTGTATGTAGTGGGGAAGATAAAGGAAGTAAATGTACGTATGCGCTTTTGGAAGAGCGTGTTCCGCCGATGCCGGAATTGACCAAAGATGAATCTTTGGCTCGTTTGGCTAGAAGCTATTTTCGTAGTCATGCTCCTGCTGTTTTGCAAGATTTTGTCTGGTGGTCGGGGCTGCCTATTACAGATGCACGTCAAGCTATTTATTTGATTGATTCGGAATTAACGGCAGAAGAATGGAATGGACAGACATGGTATATTCATGAAGATTGCCGGACTCGTGGAAAAGTTACCGGCAGTTTGCATCTTCTTCCTTCTTATGATGAATATTTGCTTGGTTATAAAGACCGGACAGACGTTTTGCCTAAAGAGCATTACTCGAAAGCATTTACCAATAATGGTCTGTTTTATCCGATTGTTCTTCATGAAGGACAAGTGATAGGAAACTGGGATAAGTCTGTTAAAAAGAGAGGCTCATTGATAGAACATTCATGGTTCCGGTTGGGTGATTGTGTCGATGAAGGTGCGTTGGATCGTGAGAAAGATAAGTATATACGGTTTTGGCGATAA
- a CDS encoding ATP-binding protein, with the protein MKIPRIIKQRNTYVDRIRPFMRKTLVKVMVGHRRVGKSFILYQLMELIRKEESDANIIYINKEDVNFIDIKTYKELNDYILSKSVDDRMNYIFVDEIQEIQDFRLAIRSLALDDNNDIYVTGSNSEIFSSDLANELGGRYVEFVVYSLSYIEFLDFHELENTDASLEKYIHYGGLPYLIHLPMEEPVVMEYLRSIYSTIILKDVIQRKNIRNTVFLEQLVSFLAGNIGNLFSSKSISDFLKSQKVDISPYVVSEYAMALSDAFIVHRVGRYDIAGKKLFERGEKYYFENMGIRNVITGYKPQDRAMRLENLVYNHLVYSGYDVKIGTLGTEEIDFVCKRNGEILYVQVSLELSKQETIEREFGNLLKIKDNYPKVVVSGEKMFENTYEGIEHIYIRDFLSSVLLHSITRVI; encoded by the coding sequence ATGAAAATACCTCGCATAATTAAACAAAGAAACACTTATGTTGACCGCATAAGACCTTTCATGAGGAAAACATTGGTAAAAGTGATGGTCGGTCATCGTCGTGTCGGTAAAAGCTTTATTTTGTATCAACTCATGGAGTTGATACGGAAAGAAGAGAGTGATGCGAATATTATCTATATAAATAAGGAAGATGTCAATTTCATAGATATAAAGACTTATAAAGAACTGAATGATTATATTCTTTCAAAATCGGTAGATGATAGAATGAACTATATTTTTGTCGATGAAATACAGGAAATACAAGATTTCAGGTTGGCTATCCGTTCGTTGGCATTGGATGATAATAATGATATATATGTGACAGGCAGTAATTCAGAGATATTTTCCAGTGATTTAGCGAATGAATTGGGAGGTCGGTATGTTGAATTTGTGGTTTATAGTTTGTCGTATATTGAATTTCTGGATTTCCATGAACTGGAGAATACGGATGCGTCATTGGAGAAATATATTCATTATGGAGGATTGCCTTATCTGATACATTTGCCGATGGAAGAACCTGTTGTTATGGAGTATTTGAGGAGCATTTACTCTACCATTATATTAAAAGATGTGATTCAGAGAAAGAATATAAGGAATACGGTCTTTTTGGAACAACTAGTTTCGTTCTTGGCAGGTAACATTGGCAACTTATTTTCCAGCAAGAGTATTAGTGATTTTCTGAAAAGTCAGAAAGTGGATATTTCTCCTTATGTTGTGAGTGAGTATGCGATGGCATTATCGGATGCTTTTATTGTACATAGGGTAGGAAGGTATGATATTGCCGGAAAGAAATTATTCGAAAGAGGGGAGAAGTATTATTTTGAGAATATGGGGATTCGTAATGTGATTACGGGGTACAAGCCACAGGACAGAGCGATGCGTTTGGAGAACTTGGTTTATAATCATTTGGTATATAGTGGATATGATGTAAAAATCGGGACATTGGGTACGGAAGAAATAGATTTTGTCTGTAAACGGAATGGAGAGATTCTCTATGTGCAAGTCTCTCTTGAACTTTCTAAACAGGAAACTATTGAAAGAGAATTCGGGAATTTATTGAAGATTAAAGATAATTATCCGAAAGTGGTAGTGTCCGGAGAAAAAATGTTTGAAAATACTTATGAAGGGATAGAACATATTTATATTAGAGACTTCTTGTCTTCTGTTTTGTTACATTCCATTACTCGTGTCATTTAA
- the aroA gene encoding 3-phosphoshikimate 1-carboxyvinyltransferase — protein MLYKLIPPSVVTATIQLPASKSISNRALIINALGKGIYPPENLSDCDDTQVMIKALTEEKETIDIMAAGTAMRFLTAYLSVTPGERTITGTARMQQRPIQILVNALRELGAEIEYTRNEGYPPLRIKGAELKGNEITLKGNVSSQYISALLMIGPALKDGLTLHLSGEIISRPYINLTLQLMQDFGAKAAWTSPSSISVAPQLYQSIPFKVENDWSAASYWYQIAALSPKAEIELLGLFHNSYQGDSRGAEVFSRLGITTEFTSQGVKLKKTGKAPERLEEDFIDIPDLAQTFVVTCALLNIPFRFTGLQSLKIKETDRIAALRAELKKLGYVIEEENDSILMWNGERCEPEETPVIETYEDHRMAMAFAPAIIRHPNLLIADPQVVTKSYPGYWEDLKQAGFQVINEG, from the coding sequence ATGCTCTATAAACTCATCCCTCCTTCAGTAGTAACAGCAACTATCCAGTTGCCGGCTTCTAAAAGTATCAGTAATCGTGCATTAATCATCAATGCGCTGGGCAAAGGTATTTATCCTCCTGAAAACCTGTCCGATTGTGACGATACACAGGTGATGATAAAAGCTCTCACCGAAGAGAAAGAGACGATTGACATCATGGCTGCGGGCACTGCTATGCGTTTCCTTACCGCCTATTTAAGTGTGACCCCGGGGGAACGGACAATCACAGGAACAGCCCGTATGCAGCAACGCCCGATACAGATATTAGTCAATGCGCTTCGTGAGTTAGGAGCTGAAATAGAGTATACCCGCAATGAAGGATATCCTCCCCTCCGCATCAAAGGTGCAGAATTGAAAGGAAACGAAATAACACTGAAAGGAAATGTCAGTTCCCAATATATATCTGCTCTATTGATGATAGGTCCGGCACTCAAAGACGGTTTGACTTTGCATTTAAGCGGTGAGATAATTTCCCGTCCTTATATCAATCTTACATTGCAACTGATGCAGGACTTTGGAGCCAAAGCTGCATGGACTTCTCCCAGTAGCATTTCCGTTGCTCCACAACTCTATCAGAGCATTCCTTTCAAAGTGGAAAATGACTGGAGCGCAGCTTCCTATTGGTATCAGATTGCCGCCTTATCTCCCAAAGCAGAAATTGAATTATTGGGGTTGTTTCATAACAGTTATCAGGGAGATAGCCGGGGAGCAGAAGTTTTCTCACGCTTAGGTATAACTACCGAATTTACATCGCAAGGTGTGAAACTGAAAAAAACAGGCAAAGCGCCGGAAAGACTGGAAGAAGACTTTATCGACATTCCGGATTTGGCACAGACATTCGTTGTTACCTGTGCCTTGCTGAATATCCCTTTCCGTTTCACCGGATTACAAAGCCTGAAAATAAAAGAGACTGACCGTATTGCCGCTCTGCGAGCCGAGCTTAAAAAGCTGGGATATGTGATCGAGGAAGAAAATGACAGTATATTAATGTGGAATGGCGAACGATGTGAACCGGAAGAAACTCCGGTGATTGAAACCTATGAAGACCATCGGATGGCAATGGCATTTGCACCGGCAATTATCCGCCATCCCAATTTACTTATTGCCGATCCGCAAGTCGTTACCAAATCATATCCCGGATATTGGGAAGATTTGAAACAGGCCGGATTTCAGGTTATAAACGAAGGCTAA
- a CDS encoding Crp/Fnr family transcriptional regulator yields MEDFNKYTSHINYSPIVDFVLQQGKQTYYKKGDYFSRQGEVCKTMGFVSSGSFRYCCTNSVGESSIVGYTFDHSFVGNYPAFQLQDKSNVDIQALCDCSVYVINYQQMADFYDTNDAHQKLGRRIAETLLWEVYDRMISMYSLTPEERYLEIINRCPDLLKLITLKELASYLLIRPETLSRIRRKVVQK; encoded by the coding sequence GTGGAAGATTTCAACAAATATACTTCCCACATCAACTACTCCCCTATTGTAGATTTTGTATTGCAACAGGGGAAGCAGACCTATTATAAGAAAGGAGACTACTTTTCCCGCCAAGGAGAAGTATGCAAAACAATGGGATTCGTCAGTTCCGGTTCTTTCCGGTACTGTTGCACCAACAGTGTAGGCGAGAGCAGCATTGTAGGCTATACTTTCGATCATTCTTTTGTTGGCAACTATCCGGCTTTTCAGTTACAGGATAAATCAAATGTAGATATACAAGCCTTGTGTGACTGCTCGGTATACGTAATCAATTATCAGCAAATGGCAGACTTCTACGATACCAACGACGCTCACCAAAAGTTAGGACGTCGCATCGCAGAAACGTTATTGTGGGAAGTCTACGACCGGATGATTTCAATGTACAGCCTGACACCGGAAGAACGCTATCTTGAAATTATCAACCGTTGTCCCGACTTACTGAAACTGATAACTTTAAAAGAACTGGCTTCCTATCTTCTGATTCGTCCCGAAACATTAAGTCGTATCCGAAGAAAAGTCGTACAAAAATAA
- a CDS encoding SDR family NAD(P)-dependent oxidoreductase → MKKIIIIGATSGIGRGLAEVYSQEDYLIGITGRRENLLEEVCARDKDKLFYQVCDITDTQATISSLETLTQKMGGMDILIICAGTGELNPELSYQLEEPTLLTNVIGFTNIADWGFRYFEQQKSGHLVTISSVGGTRGSGIAPAYNASKAYQINYMEGLRQKATKSPYSIYTTDIRPGFVDTAMAKGEGLFWVTPVDKAVKQIKKAISKKKKVAFISQRWRYVTILFRLLPSAIYCRM, encoded by the coding sequence ATGAAAAAAATTATAATTATAGGTGCAACTTCCGGCATCGGTCGCGGATTGGCAGAAGTCTATTCTCAAGAAGATTATCTTATCGGCATTACCGGTCGCAGGGAAAATCTATTAGAAGAGGTATGCGCCCGGGACAAAGACAAACTATTCTATCAAGTGTGCGACATCACCGATACACAAGCTACCATTTCATCCCTCGAAACTCTCACTCAAAAAATGGGTGGAATGGATATATTGATTATCTGTGCCGGGACCGGAGAACTAAACCCCGAACTCTCCTACCAATTGGAAGAACCTACCTTACTAACGAACGTGATAGGATTCACCAACATCGCAGACTGGGGTTTCCGATATTTCGAACAGCAAAAAAGCGGGCATCTGGTTACTATTTCCTCTGTTGGAGGTACACGCGGCAGTGGCATCGCTCCCGCCTACAATGCGTCGAAAGCCTATCAAATCAACTATATGGAAGGATTACGACAAAAAGCAACTAAATCTCCTTATTCTATTTACACTACCGATATTCGTCCCGGATTTGTAGACACCGCTATGGCAAAAGGAGAAGGATTGTTTTGGGTTACTCCCGTTGATAAAGCTGTGAAACAAATTAAAAAGGCTATTTCTAAAAAGAAAAAAGTAGCTTTCATTTCCCAAAGATGGAGATATGTAACTATCCTGTTTCGTCTGTTGCCATCTGCTATTTATTGCCGGATGTAA